The Salvia miltiorrhiza cultivar Shanhuang (shh) chromosome 1, IMPLAD_Smil_shh, whole genome shotgun sequence genome has a window encoding:
- the LOC131005939 gene encoding mannose-1-phosphate guanylyltransferase 1-like, producing the protein MKALILVGGFGTRLRPLTLSVPKPLVDFGNKPMILHQIEALKAIGVTEVVLAINYQPEVMMNFLKDFEAKLGIKITCSQETEPLGTAGPLALARDKLIDDSGEPFFVLNSDVISEYPLKDMIEFHKSHGGEASIMVTKVDEPSKYGVVIMEESTGQVERFVEKPKIFVGNKINAGIYLLNPSVLDRIELRPTSIEKEVFPKIAAERKLYAMVLSGFWMDIGQPKDYITGLRLYLDSLRKRSSPLLASGTNIIGNVLVDETAKIGEGCLIGPDVAIGPGCVVESGVRLSRCTVMRGVRIKKHACISGSIIGWHSTVGQWARVENMTILGEDVHVGDEVYSNGGVVLPHKEIKSSILKPEIVM; encoded by the exons ATGAAGGCATTAATTCTTGTTGGAGGGTTTGGTACCAGATTGAGGCCGCTGACACTCAGTGTGCCAAAGCCACTTGTTGATTTTGGTAACAAGCCCATGATTTTGCATCAG ATAGAAGCCCTCAAGGCTATTGGAGTTACTGAAGTGGTCTTGGCAATCAATTATCAGCCCGAG GTAATGATGAACTTCTTGAAGGATTTCGAAGCAAAGCTCGGGATAAAGATTACGTGCTCACAAGAGACTGAGCCTCTCGGTACTGCAGGTCCCCTTGCTTTAGCTAGGGACAAACTTATTGATGATTCTGGCGAGCCATTTTTCGTACTTAACAGTGACGTCATCAGTGAGTACCCGCTGAAAGACATGATTGAATTCCATAAATCCCATGGAGGAGAGGCTTCTATCATGGTGACCAAG GTGGATGAGCCTTCAAAATATGGTGTTGTCATTATGGAAGAGTCGACTGGACAGGTTGAGAGGTTTGTTGAGAAGCCAAAGATATTTGTGGGTAACAAGATCAATGCTGGCATTTATCTGCTCAACCCCTCAGTTCTTGATCGTATCGAGTTACGTCCCACCTCCATTGAAAAAGAGGTGTTCCCAAAAATTGCAGCCGAGAGAAAGCTGTACGCAATGGTGCTGTCAGGGTTCTGGATGGACATCGGACAGCCAAAGGATTACATCACTGGCCTGAGACTTTACCTAGACTCCTTAAGGAAGCGGTCATCTCCGCTGTTGGCCTCTGGCACTAATATAATCGGTAACGTCTTGGTGGATGAAACTGCCAAAATTGGTGAGGGATGCTTGATCGGCCCTGATGTTGCAATTGGTCCCGGTTGTGTTGTTGAGTCGGGTGTGAGGCTGTCTCGCTGCACCGTCATGCGAGGAGTCCGGATCAAGAAACACGCTTGCATTTCAGGCAGCATCATTGGCTGGCACTCCACTGTTGGTCAGTGGGCTCGCGTGGAGAACATGACCATCCTAGGCGAAGATGTCCACGTCGGTGATGAAGTCTACAGCAACGGCGGCGTGGTCTTGCCTCACAAGGAGATAAAGTCCAGCATCCTGAAGCCAGAGATTGTAATGTAA
- the LOC131005884 gene encoding wall-associated receptor kinase-like 20, translating into MAAAHHHHLHLLLVAAALLSCAVVSLPPCPPCGSNPVPYPLSTAPTCGDSAYKIRCSGAGALLFDSSNNTYPITSISPSTQRLTIAPPSFRPGTCLAADLPSNGLQLSPSAPFNITSSNTIFYLNCSNSILNSPLNCTSTSLCHVYSNATASPCRGTQCCAFRAGGSTTAYRIRVREEGCRAYRSFVNLDPALPVDRWPQPAVELLWLLPPEPTCAAQADCGSGSTCGPDRNSNGVSRCFCHSGLEWDPVAGLCALECKDPDGCGKDRTALITGLTVGLGVALLASLVGFFVHRRRQLIKREQDRLTREREKILNSGGGKSAKVFTGKELKKATNNFAKDRLLGSGGYGEVYKGILDDGTIVAVKCAKVGNSKSTDQVLNEVRILCQVNHRSLVGLLGCCVELQQPLLVYEYIPNGTLLDYLGGAKRGLLSWQRRLSIAQATAEGLAYLHFSAVPPIYHRDVKSSNILLDEKLNGKVSDFGLSRLAHTDLSHISTCAQGTLGYLDPEYYRNYQLTDKSDVYSFGVVLLELLTSQKAIDFNRAADDVNLAVYVQRLVEEERVMEAVDPLLKEGASSLELETMKALGFLAVGCLEERRQNRPSMKEVAEEIAYIISIATAKPTGE; encoded by the exons ATGGCCGCCGCTCatcaccaccacctccacctcctcctCGTCGCGGCGGCGCTGCTATCCTGCGCCGTCGTCTCCCTCCCCCCCTGCCCGCCCTGCGGCTCCAACCCCGTCCCCTACCCCCTCAGCACCGCCCCCACCTGCGGCGACTCCGCCTACAAAATCCGGTGCTCCGGCGCCGGCGCCCTCCTCTTCGACTCCTCCAACAACACCTACCCCATCACCTCGATCTCCCCCTCCACGCAGCGCCTCACCATCGCCCCGCCGTCGTTCCGCCCGGGGACCTGCCTGGCCGCGGATCTCCCCTCCAACGGGCTCCAGCTCAGCCCCTCCGCCCCCTTCAACATCACGAGCAGCAACACCATCTTCTACCTCAATTGCTCCAATTCTATCCTCAATTCGCCCCTCAACTGCACCTCCACCAGCCTCTGCCACGTCTACAGCAACGCCACGGCCAGCCCCTGCCGCGGCACCCAGTGCTGCGCCTTCCGGGCCGGCGGGTCGACCACCGCGTACCGGATCCGGGTCAGGGAGGAGGGCTGCCGGGCCTACCGGAGCTTCGTGAACCTCGATCCCGCGCTGCCCGTCGACAGGTGGCCGCAGCCCGCGGTGgagctgctgtggctgctgccGCCGGAGCCCACGTGCGCCGCGCAGGCCGATTGCGGGTCGGGCTCCACGTGCGGGCCGGACCGGAACTCGAATGGGGTGAGCAGGTGCTTCTGCCATTCGGGTCTCGAGTGGGACCCGGTTGCTGGACTTTGTGCTCTAG AGTGCAAAGATCCAGATGGTTGTGGCAAAGATCGAACTGCGCTTATAACAG GTCTGACAGTTGGCCTCGGCGTGGCGCTGCTAGCATCTCTGGTCGGCTTCTTCGTGCACCGGCGCCGCCAGCTCATCAAGCGCGAGCAAGATCGCCTCACGCGGGAGCGTGAGAAGATTCTCAACTCCGGTGGCGGGAAGTCCGCGAAGGTCTTCACCGGCAAAGAGTTAAAGAAGGCGACGAACAACTTCGCTAAGGACCGCCTCCTCGGCTCAGGAGGCTATGGCGAAGTCTACAAAGGCATTCTCGATGATGGCACCATAGTCGCCGTCAAATGTGCCAAGGTTGGCAACTCCAAGAGCACGGATCAGGTCCTCAACGAGGTTCGGATCCTATGCCAGGTTAACCACCGGAGTCTCGTAGGCCTGCTTGGCTGTTGTGTGGAGCTGCAACAGCCATTGTTGGTCTACGAGTACATCCCTAACGGAACCCTCCTAGACTACCTAGGAGGGGCCAAGAGAGGTCTTCTCTCTTGGCAACGTCGCCTCAGCATTGCGCAAGCGACTGCTGAGGGGCTGGCCTACCTCCACTTCTCAGCAGTGCCACCTATCTACCATCGTGATGTCAAATCGAGCAACATTTTACTCGATGAGAAGTTGAACGGGAAGGTCTCGGATTTCGGGCTATCTCGTTTAGCCCACACGGACCTGAGCCACATATCCACGTGTGCTCAGGGCACACTCGGATATCTAGATCCAGAGTATTACAGGAACTACCAACTTACGGATAAGAGCGATGTGTACAGTTTTGGGGTGGTGTTGTTGGAACTACTGACTTCGCAAAAGGCAATCGACTTCAATAGGGCGGCGGACGACGTGAACTTGGCGGTATACGTGCAACGACTTGTGGAGGAGGAGAGGGTGATGGAGGCGGTGGACCCGTTGTTGAAGGAGGGGGCAAGCAGCTTGGAGCTCGAGACGATGAAGGCGTTGGGGTTCCTGGCGGTGGGGTGCTTGGAGGAGCGGCGTCAGAATAGGCCGTCAATGAAGGAGGTTGCGGAGGAGATTGCGTATATTATTAGTATCGCAACGGCAAAGCCTACCGGAGAGTAG
- the LOC131006026 gene encoding uncharacterized protein LOC131006026: MKHATRFFISSDIQEVKDFILRCGLTEDSNNNTTADISNVSREVKSEEWLKPALVKTIKEIKNSEANASGSNAEETKEFVELILKKMTVQPDKVLLMENLLWYYQKISLYMMQQILLQL, translated from the exons ATGAAGCATGCAACCAGATTTTTTATCAGCTCTGATATTCAAGAAGTTAAAGATTTTATATTAAG GTGCGGTCTTACTGAAGATTCCAACAATAACACCACAGCTGATATTTCCAACGTTAGCCGAGAAGTAAAAAGTGAAGAATGGTTGAAACCTGCTTTAGTGAAAACAATTAAAGAGATTAAAAACTCTGAg GCAAATGCTTCTGGTTCGAATGCAGAAGAAACCAAAGAATTTGTAGAATTGATACTAAAAAAGATGACGGTACAGCCGGACAAAGTCTTGCTGATGGAGAATCTGTTGTGGTATTATCAAAAGATATCCTTATACATGATGCAACAAATCCTATTGCAGCTATAG
- the LOC131005915 gene encoding ultraviolet-B receptor UVR8 isoform X1, whose protein sequence is MNVDGEGGEEGVKMEEKLVYMWGYLPGALPQRAPILSPVVVRLPPGENAWKDVCGGGCGFAMAISDSGKLITWGSTDDLGQSYVTSGKHGEMPEPFPLPAEAIIAKAAAGWAHCASVTVSGEVYTWGWKECVPSGKVIGDPSTGLNTEKESSEKQSLMLSEQVSPRSHGPKSSDGRGADDTSKRRRVSPARHSAESSSGDETLSAFPCLVALNPGVRIASVAAGGRHTLALSVADVGQVWGWGYGGEGQLGLGSRIRMVSSPHPVPCIDPSFNKGRSLGLSGGNVSSDSQGYRVPGNYVKAIACGGRHSAVITDAGALLTFGWGLYGQCGQGSTDDELSPTCVSSLLGIKIEGVAAGLWHTISISADGDVYAFGGNQFGQLGTGADQAETLPRLLDAPSLENVHVKAVSCGARHSAVVTEDGKTFCWGWNKYGQLGLGDVIDRNTPSQVLMDGYVARNVSCGWWHTLLLAEPPT, encoded by the exons ATGAATGTTGATGGGGAAGGAGGTGAAGAAGGTGTGAAAATGGAGGAGAAATTGGTGTATATGTGGGGGTACTTGCCAGGAGCATTGCCGCAGAGAGCGCCTATTCTGTCGCCGGTGGTGGTCCGGCTGCCGCCCGGCGAGAATGCGTGGAAGGATGTTTGTGGCGGTGGCTGTGGTTTCGCCATGGCTATTTCAG ACTCTGGGAAGCTCATTACATGGGGGTCGACAGATGACTTGGGTCAAAGCTACGTGACATCTGGGAAACATGGG GAAATGCCAGAGCCTTTTCCACTTCCTGCAGAGGCCATAATAGCTAAAGCTGCTGCTGGTTGGGCACACTGTGCTTCTGTAACAG TCAGCGGGGAAGTTTACACTTGGGGATGGAAAGAATGTGTACCTTCTGGCAAAGTCATTGGCGATCCTTCCACCGGTTTAAACACAGAGAAGGAATCATCGGAGAAGCAAAGCTTAATGTTGAGTGAGCAAG TAAGCCCTCGTTCTCATGGACCAAAATCCAGCGACGGTAGAGGGGCTGATGACACTTCTAAAAGGAGACGTGTTTCACCAGCTAGGCATTCAGCTGAGAGCTCATCTGGTGATGAAACTCTTTCAGCTTTCCCTTGTTTAGTAGCTCTTAACCCGGGTGTAAGAATTGCATCTGTTGCTGCCGGTGGTCGACACACCTTAGCATTGTCAG TTGCAGATGTGGGTCAAGTGTGGGGTTGGGGCTATGGAGGTGAGGGGCAGTTGGGTCTGGGATCACGAATTAGAATGGTATCCTCTCCTCATCCTGTACCGTGCATTGATCCATCTTTCAACAAGGGTCGCTCTCTAGGCCTTTCTGGCGGAAACGTGAGTTCAGATAGCCAGGGATATAGAGTTCCTGGAAACTATGTAAAAGCAATTGCTTGTGGAGGTAGACATAGTGCAGTCATCACAG ATGCTGGTGCACTGCTGACTTTTGGTTGGGGATTGTATGGGCAG TGTGGACAAGGAAGCACAGATGATGAACTTAGTCCTACATGCGTGTCTTCTTTACTTGGAATCAAGATAGAAGGTGTAGCAGCAGGGCTTTGGCATACAATCTCCATTTCTGCTGATGGTGATGTTTATGCTTTCGGAGGAAACCAGTTCGGTCAGTTGGGAACTGGTGCCGATCAAGCTGAG ACTCTGCCTCGACTCCTCGACGCTCCAAGTCTGGAAAATGTCCACGTAAAAGCAGTGTCCTGTGGGGCCCGCCACAGTGCAGTTGTCACAG AGGATGGCAAAACATTTTGCTGGGGATGGAACAAATATGGGCAG CTTGGTTTGGGTGACGTGATTGACCGGAATACTCCCTCCCAAGTTCTGATGGACGGATACGTGGCAAGAAACGTGTCATGCGGGTGGTGGCACACTCTTCTCCTCGCGGAACCACCAACTTGA
- the LOC131005915 gene encoding ultraviolet-B receptor UVR8 isoform X2, giving the protein MNVDGEGGEEGVKMEEKLVYMWGYLPGALPQRAPILSPVVVRLPPGENAWKDVCGGGCGFAMAISDSGKLITWGSTDDLGQSYVTSGKHGEMPEPFPLPAEAIIAKAAAGWAHCASVTVSGEVYTWGWKECVPSGKVIGDPSTGLNTEKESSEKQSLMLSEQVSPRSHGPKSSDGRGADDTSKRRRVSPARHSAESSSGDETLSAFPCLVALNPGVRIASVAAGGRHTLALSDVGQVWGWGYGGEGQLGLGSRIRMVSSPHPVPCIDPSFNKGRSLGLSGGNVSSDSQGYRVPGNYVKAIACGGRHSAVITDAGALLTFGWGLYGQCGQGSTDDELSPTCVSSLLGIKIEGVAAGLWHTISISADGDVYAFGGNQFGQLGTGADQAETLPRLLDAPSLENVHVKAVSCGARHSAVVTEDGKTFCWGWNKYGQLGLGDVIDRNTPSQVLMDGYVARNVSCGWWHTLLLAEPPT; this is encoded by the exons ATGAATGTTGATGGGGAAGGAGGTGAAGAAGGTGTGAAAATGGAGGAGAAATTGGTGTATATGTGGGGGTACTTGCCAGGAGCATTGCCGCAGAGAGCGCCTATTCTGTCGCCGGTGGTGGTCCGGCTGCCGCCCGGCGAGAATGCGTGGAAGGATGTTTGTGGCGGTGGCTGTGGTTTCGCCATGGCTATTTCAG ACTCTGGGAAGCTCATTACATGGGGGTCGACAGATGACTTGGGTCAAAGCTACGTGACATCTGGGAAACATGGG GAAATGCCAGAGCCTTTTCCACTTCCTGCAGAGGCCATAATAGCTAAAGCTGCTGCTGGTTGGGCACACTGTGCTTCTGTAACAG TCAGCGGGGAAGTTTACACTTGGGGATGGAAAGAATGTGTACCTTCTGGCAAAGTCATTGGCGATCCTTCCACCGGTTTAAACACAGAGAAGGAATCATCGGAGAAGCAAAGCTTAATGTTGAGTGAGCAAG TAAGCCCTCGTTCTCATGGACCAAAATCCAGCGACGGTAGAGGGGCTGATGACACTTCTAAAAGGAGACGTGTTTCACCAGCTAGGCATTCAGCTGAGAGCTCATCTGGTGATGAAACTCTTTCAGCTTTCCCTTGTTTAGTAGCTCTTAACCCGGGTGTAAGAATTGCATCTGTTGCTGCCGGTGGTCGACACACCTTAGCATTGTCAG ATGTGGGTCAAGTGTGGGGTTGGGGCTATGGAGGTGAGGGGCAGTTGGGTCTGGGATCACGAATTAGAATGGTATCCTCTCCTCATCCTGTACCGTGCATTGATCCATCTTTCAACAAGGGTCGCTCTCTAGGCCTTTCTGGCGGAAACGTGAGTTCAGATAGCCAGGGATATAGAGTTCCTGGAAACTATGTAAAAGCAATTGCTTGTGGAGGTAGACATAGTGCAGTCATCACAG ATGCTGGTGCACTGCTGACTTTTGGTTGGGGATTGTATGGGCAG TGTGGACAAGGAAGCACAGATGATGAACTTAGTCCTACATGCGTGTCTTCTTTACTTGGAATCAAGATAGAAGGTGTAGCAGCAGGGCTTTGGCATACAATCTCCATTTCTGCTGATGGTGATGTTTATGCTTTCGGAGGAAACCAGTTCGGTCAGTTGGGAACTGGTGCCGATCAAGCTGAG ACTCTGCCTCGACTCCTCGACGCTCCAAGTCTGGAAAATGTCCACGTAAAAGCAGTGTCCTGTGGGGCCCGCCACAGTGCAGTTGTCACAG AGGATGGCAAAACATTTTGCTGGGGATGGAACAAATATGGGCAG CTTGGTTTGGGTGACGTGATTGACCGGAATACTCCCTCCCAAGTTCTGATGGACGGATACGTGGCAAGAAACGTGTCATGCGGGTGGTGGCACACTCTTCTCCTCGCGGAACCACCAACTTGA
- the LOC131005861 gene encoding probable phosphoribosylformylglycinamidine synthase, chloroplastic/mitochondrial translates to MAAALELTAADFLQGAYRQKLALPKHSFRQTDCLLWGTRLPRKQPSVRISRREIASRQLKVKAVVSRDVCSSVSAEADQLQRASQEVVHFYRIPLLQDNETAELLKLVQTKVSSQIVGLKTEQCFNIGVDGILSEDKVSALRWLLGETYEPDNLGAESFLDEEMKSSSNAVVVEVGPRLSFTTAWSSNAVSICRACNLTEISRLERSRRYLLCLAPGSASLVESQISEFAALVHDRMTECVYNQKLTSFERAVVPEEVRYIPVMEKGRKALEEINEEMGLAFDEQDLQYYTKLFMEDIKRNPTNVELFDIAQSNSEHSRHWFFTGKIVIDGQPVNRTLMQIVKSTLQANPNNSVIGFKDNSSAIRGFPVNQLRPVHPGLTCPLDMSARDLDILFTAETHNFPCAVAPYPGAETGAGGRIRDTHATGRGSFVVASTAGYCVGNLHVEGSYAPWEDSSFTYPSHLASPLKILIESSNGASDYGNKFGEPLIQGYTRTFGMRLPNGERREWLKPIMFSAGIGQIDHIHIVKGEPEVGMLVVKIGGPAYRIGLGGGAASSMVSGQNDAELDFNAVQRGDAEMAQKLYRVVRACIEMGEKNPIISIHDQGAGGNCNVVKEIIYPEGATIDIRAVVVGDYTMSVLEIWGAEYQEQDAILVKPESREFLQSICERERVSMAVIGTISGEGRIILVDSLTMEKCNANGVPPPPPAVDLELEKVLGDMPQKTFEFHRVDNARKPLDIATGISVMDSLRRVLRLPSIASKRFLTTKVDRCVTGLVAQQQTVGPLQITLSDVAVIAQSYTGITGGACSIGEQPIKGLLNPGAMARLAVGEALTNLVWARVTSLSDVKASGNWMYAAKLDGEGAAMYDAAIALSEAMIELGIAIDGGKDSLSMAAHSSGEVVKAPGNLVISTYVTCPDITKTVTPDLKLGDDGLLLHIDLAKGKRRLGGSALAQVFGQVGDECPDLDDVSYLKSAFNAVQSLIEEGLISAGHDISDGGLLVSALEMAFAGNCGISLNLTIPEALSVSQALFAEELGLIIEVSKINAAVVREKLLSAGVTAEVIGEVTVSPIVELNIDGANHLTEKTSQLRDLWEETSFELEKFQRLASCVELEKEGLKSRCEPSWLLSFTPSYTDEKYMNSTSKPKVAIIREEGSNGDREMAAAFYAAGFEPWDIAMSDLLNGGISLHDFRGIAFVGGFSYADVLDSAKGWAASIRFNKPLLAQFQEFYERPDTFSLGVCNGCQLMALLGWVPGPKVGGVLGENGDPSQPRFIHNESGRFECRFTSVKIEDSPALMLKGMEGSTLGVWAAHGEGRAYFPDDDVLGRVLKSSLVPVKYCDDGGKPTEVYPFNVNGSPLGVAAICSPDGRHLAMMPHPERCFLMWQYPWYPKNWNVDKKGPSPWLRMFQNAREWCS, encoded by the exons ATGGCTGCAGCTTTGGAGCTCACAGCTGCAGATTTTTTACAA GGTGCCTATAGGCAAAAACTAGCTTTGCCTAAACATTCCTTTAGGCAGACGGACTGCTTGCTTTGGGGAACAAGGCTGCCGAGAAAACAGCCTTCTGTAAGAATTTCTCGTCGAGAAATTGCGTCGAGGCAATTGAAGGTGAAAGCGGTGGTCTCAAGGGATGTATGCAGTTCAGTAAGCGCGGAGGCCGATCAGCTTCAGAGGGCTTCTCAAGAGGTTGTGCACTTCTATCGCATTCCATTACTGCAAGATAACGAGACGGCTGAGCTACTGAAATTGGTTCAGACGAAAGTTTCAAGCCAAATCGTTGGATTGAAAACCGAACAGTGTTTCAACATCGGGGTGGATGGAATTCTCTCCGAGGATAAGGTTTCAGCGCTTAGATGGCTTTTGGGGGAAACCTACGAGCCCGATAACCTGGGGGCAGAGAGTTTTCTGGACGAAGAGATGAAATCGAGCTCGAATGCTGTTGTGGTAGAAGTCGGCCCTCGTTTGTCTTTCACCACAGCATGGTCTTCCAATGCAGTATCAATTTGCCGAGCTTGCAATTTGACTGAGATAAGCCGATTGGAGCGATCGAGGAGATACTTGTTGTGCCTTGCTCCTGGGAGTGCGTCGTTGGTGGAGAGTCAGATTAGTGAGTTTGCTGCATTGGTGCATGATAGAATGACTGAGTGTGTTTATAATCAGAAGCTGACGTCGTTTGAGAGGGCTGTCGTCCCTGAGGAAGTCCGTTATATACCCGTCATGGAGAAGGGGCGGAAGGCGTTGGAGGAGATAAATGAGGAAATGGGGTTGGCTTTTGATGAACAAGATTTGCAGTACTACACCAAGCTTTTCATGGAGGACATCAAAAGAAATCCGACAAATGTTGAGTTGTTCGATATTGCTCAGTCTAACAGTGAGCATAGCAGGCATTGGTTTTTTACTGGGAAGATCGTGATAGATGGGCAGCCGGTGAATAGGACTCTTATGCAGATTGTCAAGAGCACTTTGCAAGCGAACCCAAACAATTCAGTCATTGGCTTCAAGGACAACTCCAGTGCAATCAGAGGGTTTCCTGTGAATCAGCTGCGGCCAGTCCATCCAGGTTTGACATGCCCATTGGACATGAGTGCTCGTGACCTCGATATTTTGTTCACTGCTGAGACCCACAACTTCCCTTGTGCGGTTGCACCATATCCTGGTGCTGAGACAGGTGCTGGAGGCAGGATTAGAGACACACATGCTACTGGCAGGGGTTCTTTTGTTGTGGCATCTACAGCTGGTTACTGTGTTGGGAATCTACATGTTGAAGGGTCTTATGCTCCGTGGGAGGATTCATCATTCACGTATCCTTCACATTTGGCTTCTCCCCTTAAGATTCTCATAGAATCTAGCAATGGTGCATCTGACTATGGAAACAAGTTCGGCGAGCCATTGATTCAGGGCTACACCAGGACCTTTGGAATGAGGCTGCCAAATGGGGAGAGGCGAGAATGGTTGAAGCCGATAATGTTTAGTGCAGGCATCGGGCAGATTGATCATATCCACATAGTGAAGGGGGAGCCTGAAGTTGGGATGCTGGTTGTCAAGATTGGAGGGCCTGCATACCGTATTGGTCTGGGGGGTGGTGCTGCATCCAGCATGGTTAGTGGCCAAAATGATGCTGAGCTGGATTTCAATGCTGTGCAGCGCGGAGATGCAGAGATGGCACAGAAGCTATATCGAGTTGTTCGTGCTTGTATTGAAATGGGAGAGAAGAATCCTATCATTAGCATTCATGATCAAGGCGCTGGCGGGAATTGTAATGTTGTCAAAGAGATTATATATCCAGAGGGTGCTACTATTGACATCAGGGCTGTGGTAGTTGGTGATTACACAATGTCAGTTTTGGAGATATGGGGTGCAGAGTACCAAGAGCAAGATGCTATTTTGGTGAAGCCTGAAAGCCGTGAGTTCTTACAGTCTATatgtgaaagagagagagtctCAATGGCAGTTATCGGTACCATTAGTGGTGAAGGGCGGATCATTCTTGTGGATAGTTTAACTATGGAAAAATGCAATGCAAATGGAGTACCTCCTCCACCGCCTGCTGTGGATCTTGAGCTCGAGAAGGTGCTTGGAGATATGCCCCAGAAAACTTTTGAATTTCATCGAGTTGATAATGCTAGGAAGCCTCTTGATATTGCTACGGGAATATCTGTTATGGATTCTCTGAGACGGGTATTAAGGCTTCCTTCTATTGCTTCGAAGCGGTTCTTGACTACGAAAGTTGATCGGTGTGTCACAGGCCTTGTTGCACAGCAGCAAACTGTGGGACCGCTTCAGATTACACTTTCTGATGTTGCGGTGATTGCTCAAAGCTATACCGGCATTACAGGAGGTGCTTGCTCGATCGGGGAGCAGCCGATCAAAGGCCTTCTGAACCCAGGAGCTATGGCAAGGCTAGCTGTTGGAGAAGCTCTTACAAATCTTGTTTGGGCTAGGGTCACTTCTCTCTCTGATGTAAAGGCGAGTGGCAATTGGATGTATGCAGCTAAACTGGACGGGGAAGGGGCAGCCATGTATGATGCAGCCATAGCTCTATCAGAAGCCATGATCGAACTTGGCATTGCTATTGATGGTGGAAAGGATAGTCTTTCTATGGCAGCGCATTCATCTGGAGAAGTTGTCAAGGCTCCTGGAAATCTCGTTATCAGTACTTATGTCACTTGTCCCGACATAACCAAAACTGTGACACCCGATTTGAAGCTTGGCGATGATGGTCTTCTCCTCCACATTGATTTGGCGAAAGGAAAGCGGCGTCTTGGTGGATCTGCTCTTGCACAAGTATTTGGTCAAGTTGGGGATGAGTGCCCCGATCTCGATGATGTCTCTTACCTTAAAAGTGCTTTCAATGCGGTGCAAAGCCTGATCGAGGAAGGCTTGATTTCAGCTGGCCATGATATCAGTGATGGAGGATTGCTAGTAAGTGCTCTTGAGATGGCATTTGCTGGAAACTGCGGCATTAGCTTGAATCTGACTATTCCAGAGGCTCTTAGTGTTTCTCAAGCACTCTTTGCCGAGGAGCTTGGCCTTATCATTGAAGTCAGCAAAATAAATGCAGCTGTTGTGAGAGAGAAACTTTTGAGTGCTGGAGTGACTGCTGAAGTTATTGGTGAAGTTACTGTTTCTCCCATAGTTGAGCTGAACATTGATGGTGCAAATCACTTGACCGAAAAAACTTCGCAGCTCAGGGACTTGTGGGAAGAAACCAGCTTTGAGTTGGAAAAATTCCAAAGGCTGGCATCTTGTGTAGAACTCGAGAAAGAAGGCTTGAAAAGTCGTTGTGAGCCTTCGTGGCTTTTGTCCTTCACTCCATCGTATACAGATGAGAAATACATGAATTCTACTTCAAAACCGAAGGTTGCCATCATTCGTGAAGAAGGCAGCAACGGCGATAGGGAAATGGCAGCTGCCTTCTATGCCGCTGGTTTCGAGCCGTGGGATATTGCTATGTCTGACCTTCTTAATGGAGGTATCTCATTGCATGACTTCCGTGGTATTGCATTTGTTGGAGGATTCAGCTACGCCGATGTACTAGATTCGGCAAAAGGTTGGGCAGCTTCTATAAGATTCAATAAGCCTCTACTAGCTCAGTTTCAAGAATTCTACGAGCGGCCAGACACTTTCAGTTTAGGAGTTTGCAATGGGTGTCAGCTCATGGCTCTTTTAGGGTGGGTTCCAGGCCCCAAAGTTGGAGGTGTTCTTGGGGAAAACGGAGATCCATCGCAGCCGAGGTTCATACACAATGAATCCGGACGGTTTGAATGCCGTTTCACAAGTGTGAAAATCGAAGATTCTCCAGCTTTGATGTTGAAAGGAATGGAGGGTAGTACATTGGGTGTATGGGCTGCTCATGGGGAGGGAAGAGCTTATTTCCCAGATGATGATGTGCTTGGACGTGTACTGAAGTCAAGCTTGGTCCCCGTGAAATATTGTGACGACGGTGGGAAGCCAACCGAAGTGTATCCTTTCAACGTTAACGGCTCTCCTTTAGGCGTTGCAGCGATTTGCTCCCCGGATGGTAGGCATCTCGCGATGATGCCTCATCCGGAGCGTTGCTTCTTGATGTGGCAGTATCCTTGGTATCCCAAGAACTGGAACGTGGACAAGAAAGGCCCCAGCCCGTGGCTGCGTATGTTCCAGAATGCTCGGGAGTGGTGTTCTTGA